The proteins below come from a single Ictalurus punctatus breed USDA103 chromosome 24, Coco_2.0, whole genome shotgun sequence genomic window:
- the igfals gene encoding insulin-like growth factor-binding protein complex acid labile subunit — protein sequence MQLSMLVLWALGTSLVWADATTEEAKPMEDSTTCSKSCSCIIDDYTSELIIYCSARNLTYVPTDIPASTRTLWLDGNLFTTLSADIFKNLSNLDFLNLQNGHLSSLDSQVFKGLHTLAHLHMERNNLRSLPATIFQNTPGLASLNLHNNQLSRIDERLFAGLSHMWLLNLGWNSLAVLPETGFHDLHGLRELVLAGNRLAYLQPQLFQGLAELKELDLSGNYLRVIKANVFLKLSKLQKLYLVQNQIVTVAPRAFMGMKSLRWLDLSRNRLSVIHDETFLGLHSLNVLRLSNNSVSSLKPGTFRDLQYLEELCLRHNQIRALGEKVFEGLGHLEVLNLEYNRLQEARTGTFMGLSHVAVIKLTGSCFRSLPDQVFKGLSKLHSIHLDKGCLTKVSTQGFAGLTGLRRLFLQHNNISVVERQSFVELQGLQQLDLRFNKLTSLSSHTFYGLKSLDYLLLSNNILRHIPSEVLLPLQHLSWLDLSGNKLEVLLNATLHMLPLLHYLNLKDNVLTTLPSSIPDGLDQLWLSGNSWKCDCSAKPFKDFSLQKPHVIPRQVETLAEGEEPHTLVTIYNNITCASPPSLAGLDLRDISSEQFC from the coding sequence aTGCAGTTGTCTATGCTGGTGTTATGGGCACTGGGAACATCGCTGGTGTGGGCAGATGCTACCACAGAAGAAGCAAAGCCCATGGAGGACTCCACTACCTGCTCAAAGAGCTGTAGCTGTATTATTGATGACTATACTTCCGAGCTCATCATCTACTGCAGTGCACGGAACCTTACATATGTTCCTACTGATATCCCTGCATCTACACGTACTTTATGGCTAGATGGAAACCTGTTCACTACCCTCTCAGCTGACATATTCAAAAATCTGAGTAATTTGGACTTCTTGAATCTACAAAATGGGCATCTGTCAAGCCTAGACTCCCAGGTGTTCAAAGGTCTGCATACTCTTGCTCACCTACACATGGAGCGAAACAATCTCCGCTCATTACCTGCTACCATTTTTCAAAACACCCCTGGCCTTGCTTCCCTCAATCTCCACAACAATCAGCTGTCTCGTATAGATGAAAGGTTATTTGCAGGTCTCTCTCATATGTGGCTGCTGAACCTTGGCTGGAACTCCCTTGCGGTTCTTCCCGAGACTGGATTTCATGACCTGCATGGTTTACGGGAGTTGGTGCTTGCTGGGAATCGCTTGGCTTATCTACAGCCTCAACTATTCCAGGGTCTTGCAGAGCTAAAAGAGTTGGACCTAAGTGGAAACTATCTAAGAGTTATCAAGGCCAATGTCTTTCTGAAACTTTCAAAGCTGCAAAAGCTTTATCTTGTTCAAAATCAGATTGTGACGGTGGCACCTAGAGCATTTATGGGCATGAAGTCTTTGAGATGGTTGGATCTAAGCAGAAATCGTCTTTCAGTGatacatgatgaaacatttcttggTCTACATAGCCTAAATGTACTTCGCCTATCAAACAACTCAGTAAGCAGCCTAAAGCCAGGTACATTCCGTGATCTGCAGTATCTTGAAGAGCTTTGTCTACGCCACAACCAGATTAGAGCACTAGGAGAGAAAGTTTTTGAAGGACTGGGTCATCTTGAGGTGCTTAACTTAGAATACAATAGGCTACAAGAGGCACGAACAGGTACCTTCATGGGACTTAGTCACGTGGCGGTGATCAAGCTCACTGGTAGCTGTTTCCGCAGTCTTCCAGACCAAGTTTTTAAAGGCCTGTCAAAGCTACATAGCATTCATCTTGACAAAGGCTGTTTGACCAAAGTATCCACCCAAGGTTTTGCTGGTCTGACAGGCCTAAGACGACTTTTCCTACAACACAACAACATCTCTGTGGTGGAGCGTCAGAGTTTTGTGGAGCTCCAAGGGCTGCAACAGCTTGACCTAAGATTCAACAAACTGACATCACTCTCTTCCCACACCTTCTATGGATTAAAGAGTCTTGATTACCTTCTGCTATCCAACAATATCCTCCGCCACATTCCATCAGAAGTACTTCTACCATTGCAGCACCTATCTTGGCTAGACCTCTCTGGAAATAAGCTTGAAGTTCTACTTAATGCAACATTACATATGCTGCCACTTCTGCACTACCTCAACCTGAAGGATAATGTGCTGACCACACTTCCATCTTCCATTCCAGATGGCTTAGACCAACTCTGGCTATCAGGCAATAGCTGGAAATGTGACTGTAGTGCTAAACCTTTCAAGGATTTCAGCTTGCAGAAGCCACATGTGATTCCACGGCAGGTGGAGACCTTGGCAGAGGGTGAAGAACCCCATACACTTGTCACAATCTATAACAACATCACATGCGCCAGCCCACCCAGTCTTGCTGGACTGGATCTGAGAGATATCAGCAGTGAACAGTTTTGCTAA